Genomic window (Pyramidobacter porci):
AGCTCAAATGGGACGGGGCTTACGGCGAGTCGGGGACTTACTACCTGGCCATGTGCTATCAGCGCCTGGGGAAACCGCAGCTGGCCGCGCCGCTTTTCGAGAAGCTCGCCTTCAAAAAAGACGGCGATTACGTGGCCCGATCGCTCTCGCGCCTGTCGCTGATGATCGGCGGCGCGGCGGAAAAAGCGGCGCTGAGCGCCATGCTCAAGGCCGCCGATGACAAAAACGCGTTCCGCGCCGCGTCGGCGCTCTATTCGCTGGCCACCAGCCACTGGAGCAAAGCCGAAGAAGCCCGTGACGATTACATCGAACGCTTTCCCAATGGGACGCGCGCGAACGCGCTGCTCTGGGGCAAGGGCTGGGACGCTTTCCGCCGCAAAGATTACGAGACGGCGCTGAAAAACTGGAAACTTTCGGCCGCTCAACCCGGCGACCTGAGCGCCGCCCGCCTGCTCTACTGGCACGTCAGAGCGCTGAACGATCTGGGGCGCGCCGCCGAAGCGGAAAAATACGAGAAAGAACTGGGAGACGATCACGCCCTGAGCATCTACAGCTTTATGGCCTTCGACGGAGGCTCGCTCAAAATCGCTGACGCGCCGCTGCCGAAGGACCTCGCCCCCGCTCCCGCGAGCGAACTGGAACGCTGGGGCTTCATGACCCACGCCCGCATGCTGCTGACCGGCAGAAACGATCTGCCCAGCCGGATGCGCCGCTCTCAGCTGGCTCGCTGGCTCGGCCTCGAAGGACAGGCGTACGCCGACCTGCACGGCGCCATCGAGAGCAAACTGAAAGGCCGCGAGATCCCCCGCGCCCTGCTGGAGCTCGTCTACCCGCGCCCCTATCGCGCCGCCGTCGAAGCGCAGGCCGAAAAGTTCGGCGTCGATCCTCTCCTGGTCTGGTCGATCATGAAGCAGGAAAGCTCGTTCGATCCCCGCGCCACCAGCTGGGTGGGCGCGGCCGGCCTGATGCAGCTCATGCCGGCCACGGCGGCCGGCGAAGCCAAAAAGATCGGCCTGAAAAAGTACAGTCCCTACAATCCCGCCGACAACATCGCCATGGGCGCGTCGCACATCGGCGGCCTGATCGCCCGCTTCAAGCGCCTCGACTGGGCCGTATCGGCCTACAACGCCGGCGGCGGCAACGTGAACAAATGGAACGCCGAGCGCGGCGGCTGGGAACAGGACGCCTGGATGGAAGGCGTTCCCTTTCGCGAGACCAACGATTACGTCAAAAAAGTCCTCGGCAACTACGAAGTGTACAAAAAGCTCTACGGCGACTTCTACGCCAAGCAGAAAGAGAAGCGCGAAACCGCCCAAAAGGCGCCCCCCAGCGGCCAGACTCCGCCCGTCCATGAATAAGTCCGTCTGCTGGATCGCGGGAGCCGGCGAGTTCTACGCCCCCGCCTTCGCGCCTCTGCCCGGCGATTACGTGATCGCGGCCGACGGCGGCTATGAATCGCTGCGCCGCCACGGAGCGACGATCGACATGGCGCTGGGTGACTTCGACTCGCTGGGCTATGTGCCTAAACACCGCAACGTCGTGCGCTGCTCTCCCGTCAAGGACGATACCGACATGGCGCTCGCCGTCAAAGAAGGACTGTCGCTCGGCTACGAGCGCTTCGCCCTGCTGGGGGGGCTCGGCGGGCGGCTGGGGCACACGCTCGCCAACCTGCAGACGCTGATGTACCTTTCACGTCGCGGCGCGCGCGGCTTTCTGATCGGAAAAAACGAAACCGCCACAGCGCTGACCGACGGCGAGCTGTATTTCAGCGACGCGCACCGCGGTTACCTCTCGCTGTTTTGCCTGAGCGAACCAGCCTGCGGCGTCACGCTGCGGGGCCTCAAATACGAACTGACGGACGCGACGCTGGAAAGTTTCGTCGCCCTCGGCGTCAGCAACGAATTCACCGGCCGGGAAAGCTCCGTGGCCGTCGCCCGCGGCACGCTCGTCGTCCTGTGGCAGGACGGCCGTCTGGAAGAAATGCTGCGCGCTTGACGCGGGCGCCGCAGGAACTATAATTTCAAACGGGAACTTCATCACGCAGGGGAGCCCGCACAGACGGGCTGAGAGGAGGCCGCACGGCCTCGACCCTTTGAACCTGATACGGGATCATGCCGGCGAAGGAAGCGCTTTCTGAAAAGGACGGGGGAGAGCCGGCACGCCGGCTCTCCCCCGTCCTTATCTGCGGCGAAAATCGCCCCCCGCGGCGAACGCCTCTGGTGAACACTTCTGATGAAAGAAGGGAAACTCATGATCTGCTCAAGAGAATCGCTGCGTCTCTACGCCGTCACCGACCGCCATTGGCTGGGCGCGAAGACGCTGGCGCAGGCGGTGGAAGAAGCGTTGCGCGGCGGCGCCACGATGGTGCAGCTGCGCGAGAAAGATCTGCCCGACGACCTTTTTCTGGCCGAAGCGTTGGCGATCAAATCCGTCGTGAAAAGGTACAACGCGCCGCTGATCGTCAACGACCGCGTCGAGATCGCGCTGGCCTGCGGCGCTGACGGCGTCCACCTCGGGCAGGACGATGCGGATCCGCGCGCGGCGCGTCTGCGGCTCGGCCCGCGCAAAATCATCGGCGTCTCGGCACACAGCGTGGCGGAGGCCGTCGTTGCCGAGCGTAACGGCGCCGATTATCTCGGTTCGGGGGCGCTGTTTCCGACCGGCACCAAGGACAACGCCGCCGCGCTGCCGCTGGACGAACTGAAACGCATCGCTGAGGCTGTCTCCATCCCCGTCGTGGGCATCGGCGGCATCACGGCGGACAATCTGCCGCGGCTGAAAGGCTCGGGGCTGTGCGGCGCGGCCGTCGTCTCGGCGCTCTTCGCCGCGCCCGACGTCGAAGTGTCGGCGCGCCGCCTGCGCCGTCTCGCCGACGAAATTTTCGGCGCCTGAATTTTTTTCGCAAAGGAGTCTTTCCGATGATATATAAAGTTCTCACGATCGCCGGTTCCGACTGCTCCGGCGGCGCCGGCGTCCAGGCCGACCTCAAGACCATGGCGGCCCACAAGGTGTACGGCATGAGCGCGATCACGGCGCTGACCGCTCAAAACACCACCGGCGTCTTCGGCGTGCTCGAAGCTTCGCCGGAATTCGTGGCGCAGCAGATCGACTGCGTCTTCGACGACATCCGCCCCGACGCCGTGAAAATCGGCATGGTGTCCAGCGCCGCCATCATCTCGGCCATCGCCGCCCGGCTCAAGGCTTTCGGCGCGCGCAACATCGTTGTCGACCCCGTCATGGTCGCCACCAGCGGCTCGCGCCTGCTCGACGAAGACGCGACCGGCGCGCTGCGCGGCGAACTGCTGCCATTGGGAACGGTGATCACGCCCAACATCCCCGAGGCGGAAACGCTCTGCGGCTTCGCCATCGCCGATCACGACGACATGGAACGGGCGGCCCGGCGCCTCGCCGCCGGTTTGGGCGGCGCCGTGTTGATCAAGGGCGGACACCTGACCGACTGCGCCGACGACCTGCTCTTCAGCGAAGGACGCCCCGTCTGGCTGAACTCGCCGCGTCTGGACAATCACAACACGCACGGCACGGGCTGCACGCTCTCGTCGGCCATCGCCTGCCATCTCGCCATGGGCCGCAGCGTCGAAGAAAGCGTGCGCCGCGCCAAAGCCTACGTCACCGGCGCGCTGCGGGCCGGGCTGAATCTCGGGCGCGGCCCGGGACCGCTCGATCACGCCTGGGCCGTCAGAGAAGCGGACTGATACCGGATCTCACGTTGACACGGTGAGGCGGCATTGTTATAATTCTCCAAAATCAAAATTTTAATAATCAAAAAACGACCGTTGAAAGCTGACGGTTTTATACAAATAAGGCGAGGTGTTTGCATGTCGTTATGGATTCGCAATGCGGCGATCGCCACCATGGACCGCGAAAACCCGGGCGCCGATTCGGCGGTCGTCGTCGGAGATTTCTTCGCCTACGTGGGCAGCGACAGGGGGGCGGAAGCGTATCTGAAGGAGCATCCGCAAAAAGATCTCGAAGTGCTGGACTGCGGCGGGGCGTTTTTGATGCCCGGCTTCAACGACAGCCACATGCACTTTCTCCATTACGCGAAGTCGAAGCTGGGCGCCGTCGATCTGCGCGGCACGAAATCCGTCGGCGAGATCGTCGAGCGCATGAAGAAAGGTCTTGAAAAGTACGATCCGGCCGCGGGGCTGTGGCTGCTCGGCGAGGGCTGGAACCACGATTACTTCACCGATGAAAAGCGCTATCCCACGGCGGCCGATCTCGACGCGGTGACGACGGAGTACCCGCTGCTGGTCATGCGCACGTGCTTCCACGTCGGCGTACTCAACTCCAAGGCCATGGAGCTGATCGGACTCGACGCGGCCGCGGCGGAAAAGATGGGCGCTTTCGCCGGCAAAAATCCCGACGGCTCGCCCGACGGCGTCGTCAAGGAACATATCGTCGACACCATCAAAGCCAACCTGCCGGCGCCCGAACTGAAGACGCTGCTGAACATGGTACTGGTCTGCCAGAAGGATCTGTTCGCCTGCGGCATCACGAGCATCCAGTCGGACGACTTCAAGTACACGCCCGACGGCTGCGCCTACGAGATGATGCGCCTGCTGCGCGACGCCTCTGAAGACGGCCGGCTCAAGGTGCGCTGGGGAGAGCAGGCGCTGCTGCCCACCAAGGCCGAGCTCGACGAGTTCTTCGATCGCAAGGGACTGGACGACAGCTACGGCAACCGCAGCTTCAAGATTTCCACGGTCAAGCTGCTCACCGACGGATCGCTCGGGGCGCGCACGGCCTACATGCGCCGGCCCTACGCCGATGATCCCTCGACGCGCGGCCTGCCGACCTACACGCAGGAGGAACTCGACGCATTAGTGCTGAAGGCGCACGAGAACAACATGCCCGTGGCCATGCACGCCATCGGCGACGGCGCCATGGAAATGGCGCTGAACGCCGTCGAGCGCGCCCGCAAGGCTATGCCCTACGTGCATCCACGCCACGGCGTCGTTCACTGCCAGATCACCGACCGGCGCCAAGTCGAGCGCTTCAGGGAGCTCGACGTGGTCGCCTTCATCCAGCCGATTTTCATCGACTACGACATGCACATCGTCTTCGACCGCGTCGGCCGCGAACTGGGAAGCACTTCTTACGCCTGGAAGGATTACATCGAATCGGGAGTACACGCGCCGTTCGGCACCGACGCGCCCGTGGAAGATTTCAATCCCATGCGGGGCCTGTACTGCGCGGTCACCAGCCGCGACCTGAACGGCGAGGGACCGTTTTTGCCGCGGCAGATCCTCAGCCGCGAGCAGGCGCTCTACGGCTACACGGCGGCCGGAGCCTGGGCGACGCACGACGAGGACGTGAAGGGCAAGATCAAATCCGGCATGTACGCCGACTTCATCACGGTGGACCGCGATCTGCTGAACTGTCCGGAGCGCGACATCCTCGCCGCCAAGGTCACGGCGACGTATATCGGCGGCGAAAAAGTGTTTTAAGGGACCGCGCACGCGGATAAAACGACTTTTCTCAGGGGGAAAACAAAAAATGGCGGACAATCAGAATCTCGTTTCTCAGCTCAGTTCCGAAAAGACGGAGTTCAAGCGCGAGATCACGCTGTTCGGCGGCGTCAGCATCCTCGGCGGCATCATGATCGGCGGCGGTATCTTCTATCTCGGCTCCTACGTTCTGCAGCGGGCCGGCTTCAGCCTCGGGCTGGCGCTGCTGTGCTGGTTCGCGGGCGGCGTCATTTCGCTGCTGGGCGGCCTGTGCTTCGCCGAACTGGGGGCGATGATCCCCAAGGCCGGCGGCGTCACGGTGTACCTGAACACAGCCTATCACCCGCTGGTCGGCTTTATCAGCGGTTTCAACAGCTGGCTTTTGACCGGTCCCGCTTCGCTGGCTGCGGGCGCGGTGGCGCTGACGGCCATGTTCGGCCTCGGCGGCGTGGCAGCGCAGATCGCCGCTTCCGCCATCCTGATCGCTTTTACGGCTTACAACTGCTTCGGCATCAAGCGCGGCTCCGTGCTGCAGAACGTCACGATGGTCGCCAAGCTGATCCCCATCTTCATCATCATGGGTTCGGCG
Coding sequences:
- a CDS encoding lytic transglycosylase domain-containing protein; translated protein: MKKIIRTLLTFLILTVPPLTAAAQQPSPEEQAAEKFFLSRNWKSVETLLEQREKLSPRALSLAANALWYQSRWGDALEVMEQIGSRYPRSVVPYASLLKALALERTGRPGEAYQAGLALYQAKFTPRLARYYAMYLLFRLTENVDEKEKWLRRMADATSSDDQEAEMLSELAKLGRMKSADALRLLKLEPRNAAALKIAAKAPSSLQRSYRLGYAAYLDGRYQDGVKFLSQLKWDGAYGESGTYYLAMCYQRLGKPQLAAPLFEKLAFKKDGDYVARSLSRLSLMIGGAAEKAALSAMLKAADDKNAFRAASALYSLATSHWSKAEEARDDYIERFPNGTRANALLWGKGWDAFRRKDYETALKNWKLSAAQPGDLSAARLLYWHVRALNDLGRAAEAEKYEKELGDDHALSIYSFMAFDGGSLKIADAPLPKDLAPAPASELERWGFMTHARMLLTGRNDLPSRMRRSQLARWLGLEGQAYADLHGAIESKLKGREIPRALLELVYPRPYRAAVEAQAEKFGVDPLLVWSIMKQESSFDPRATSWVGAAGLMQLMPATAAGEAKKIGLKKYSPYNPADNIAMGASHIGGLIARFKRLDWAVSAYNAGGGNVNKWNAERGGWEQDAWMEGVPFRETNDYVKKVLGNYEVYKKLYGDFYAKQKEKRETAQKAPPSGQTPPVHE
- a CDS encoding thiamine diphosphokinase, giving the protein MNKSVCWIAGAGEFYAPAFAPLPGDYVIAADGGYESLRRHGATIDMALGDFDSLGYVPKHRNVVRCSPVKDDTDMALAVKEGLSLGYERFALLGGLGGRLGHTLANLQTLMYLSRRGARGFLIGKNETATALTDGELYFSDAHRGYLSLFCLSEPACGVTLRGLKYELTDATLESFVALGVSNEFTGRESSVAVARGTLVVLWQDGRLEEMLRA
- the thiE gene encoding thiamine phosphate synthase, with translation MICSRESLRLYAVTDRHWLGAKTLAQAVEEALRGGATMVQLREKDLPDDLFLAEALAIKSVVKRYNAPLIVNDRVEIALACGADGVHLGQDDADPRAARLRLGPRKIIGVSAHSVAEAVVAERNGADYLGSGALFPTGTKDNAAALPLDELKRIAEAVSIPVVGIGGITADNLPRLKGSGLCGAAVVSALFAAPDVEVSARRLRRLADEIFGA
- the thiD gene encoding bifunctional hydroxymethylpyrimidine kinase/phosphomethylpyrimidine kinase, with the protein product MIYKVLTIAGSDCSGGAGVQADLKTMAAHKVYGMSAITALTAQNTTGVFGVLEASPEFVAQQIDCVFDDIRPDAVKIGMVSSAAIISAIAARLKAFGARNIVVDPVMVATSGSRLLDEDATGALRGELLPLGTVITPNIPEAETLCGFAIADHDDMERAARRLAAGLGGAVLIKGGHLTDCADDLLFSEGRPVWLNSPRLDNHNTHGTGCTLSSAIACHLAMGRSVEESVRRAKAYVTGALRAGLNLGRGPGPLDHAWAVREAD
- a CDS encoding amidohydrolase, producing MSLWIRNAAIATMDRENPGADSAVVVGDFFAYVGSDRGAEAYLKEHPQKDLEVLDCGGAFLMPGFNDSHMHFLHYAKSKLGAVDLRGTKSVGEIVERMKKGLEKYDPAAGLWLLGEGWNHDYFTDEKRYPTAADLDAVTTEYPLLVMRTCFHVGVLNSKAMELIGLDAAAAEKMGAFAGKNPDGSPDGVVKEHIVDTIKANLPAPELKTLLNMVLVCQKDLFACGITSIQSDDFKYTPDGCAYEMMRLLRDASEDGRLKVRWGEQALLPTKAELDEFFDRKGLDDSYGNRSFKISTVKLLTDGSLGARTAYMRRPYADDPSTRGLPTYTQEELDALVLKAHENNMPVAMHAIGDGAMEMALNAVERARKAMPYVHPRHGVVHCQITDRRQVERFRELDVVAFIQPIFIDYDMHIVFDRVGRELGSTSYAWKDYIESGVHAPFGTDAPVEDFNPMRGLYCAVTSRDLNGEGPFLPRQILSREQALYGYTAAGAWATHDEDVKGKIKSGMYADFITVDRDLLNCPERDILAAKVTATYIGGEKVF